A region of Rhodohalobacter barkolensis DNA encodes the following proteins:
- a CDS encoding DUF6691 family protein, with protein MKFSEYLKYLLIGTGFGFVLVKSEVVSWFRIQEMFRFDSIHMYGIIGLAVIVGIISVQIIKRKNMKDAEGNPISIPPKDASQVTRYIVGGSIFGLGWALLGACPGPMFALLGSGLTIMVIPILAALAGTYTYGLLRDKIPH; from the coding sequence ATGAAATTTTCAGAATATTTAAAATACTTATTAATCGGTACAGGTTTTGGCTTTGTACTGGTTAAATCAGAGGTTGTATCCTGGTTCAGAATTCAGGAGATGTTCCGGTTCGATTCCATTCATATGTACGGAATTATCGGACTGGCAGTGATCGTGGGCATCATATCCGTTCAGATTATCAAAAGAAAGAACATGAAAGATGCTGAAGGAAATCCAATATCGATTCCTCCTAAAGATGCATCGCAAGTAACCAGATACATCGTAGGTGGATCCATCTTTGGATTAGGCTGGGCGCTTTTGGGAGCCTGTCCGGGACCAATGTTTGCACTGCTTGGAAGCGGGTTGACCATTATGGTGATCCCAATTTTAGCAGCTTTAGCAGGTACATATACATACGGACTGCTAAGAGACAAAATTCCTCATTAA
- a CDS encoding YeeE/YedE family protein: MLDFLYQPWPWYVAGPIIGLTVPILLLLGGKMFGVSANLRHACAACNFGNIEFFNYDWKSAGRWNITFLVGTVLGGFLGGYVFANPEPIQLAASTITDLQALGIQDFNGLVPNDLFAWDMLGTGVGLTVLVLGGFLVGFGARYAGGCTSGHAISGLSDLQLASLIAVIGFFIGGLIMTFFIYPIILG, translated from the coding sequence ATGTTAGACTTTTTATATCAACCGTGGCCCTGGTACGTGGCCGGCCCGATCATTGGGTTAACCGTTCCCATTTTACTGCTGCTGGGCGGCAAGATGTTTGGTGTATCGGCAAACCTTCGTCACGCCTGTGCAGCGTGTAACTTCGGGAATATTGAATTTTTTAATTACGACTGGAAATCAGCCGGCAGATGGAACATAACTTTCTTGGTAGGTACAGTGCTGGGAGGGTTCCTCGGCGGATATGTATTTGCAAATCCGGAGCCGATCCAGTTGGCAGCATCCACAATAACCGACCTTCAGGCATTGGGTATTCAGGACTTTAACGGACTTGTGCCAAATGACTTGTTTGCATGGGATATGCTTGGAACAGGTGTTGGTTTGACCGTATTGGTTCTTGGAGGATTTTTGGTAGGCTTTGGAGCCAGATATGCAGGAGGATGTACTTCAGGTCATGCCATATCAGGTTTATCTGATCTTCAGCTTGCATCACTCATTGCAGTGATCGGATTCTTTATCGGAGGCTTGATCATGACCTTCTTCATCTACCCAATTATACTTGGTTAA
- a CDS encoding NAD(P)/FAD-dependent oxidoreductase, translated as MEKLKTVSGKNVETIKARPYANHHQFLIVGGGTAGITIAAQLQKKLSKPDVAIIEPSDVHYYQPMWTFNGAGVFHKEKSKKLMKDVMPYDVAWIKDYVVAFHPDQNIVETDCGKFFSYEYLIVAPGIQVDWDAIPGLAENIGTNGICSIYSYNQVDYVHECINNMKKGRALFTQPATKFKCGGAPQKIMYLSSDTWKRNNILDDIDVKFTSAGSVIFGVEEIKDALGPVIERYGIDVKLLHNLKEIKADEKIAVYDILKDGKPVDEVELEFDMIHVTPPMSSPDFIKNSPLADAEGWVDVDKSSLQHNKYPNIFSLGDAGSTPNAKTGAAVRKQAPVVAGNLISLLQKGKINDKLSYDGYGSCPLITGYNKLILAEFDYDNNMTPSFPINQAKERRSMYHMKRDLLPLMYWHGMLKGRA; from the coding sequence ATGGAAAAGTTAAAAACAGTTTCAGGAAAGAATGTTGAAACAATAAAAGCACGTCCTTACGCTAATCATCATCAGTTTTTAATAGTTGGTGGTGGAACAGCCGGAATTACAATAGCTGCTCAATTGCAGAAAAAGTTAAGCAAGCCGGATGTTGCAATTATTGAGCCTTCGGATGTGCACTACTATCAACCAATGTGGACATTTAATGGCGCCGGGGTATTTCATAAAGAGAAGTCGAAGAAACTGATGAAGGATGTAATGCCGTATGATGTGGCATGGATAAAAGATTATGTTGTTGCGTTTCATCCGGATCAAAATATTGTGGAAACAGACTGCGGAAAGTTTTTTTCCTATGAGTATTTAATTGTAGCACCGGGTATTCAGGTAGACTGGGATGCCATACCGGGACTTGCTGAGAATATCGGTACAAATGGTATTTGCAGTATCTACTCGTATAATCAGGTAGATTATGTGCACGAGTGCATCAATAATATGAAAAAAGGGCGTGCTCTTTTTACACAGCCGGCCACAAAATTTAAATGTGGCGGTGCCCCTCAAAAAATAATGTACCTCTCGTCCGATACCTGGAAGAGAAATAATATATTGGACGATATTGATGTGAAATTTACCAGTGCGGGATCGGTCATATTTGGGGTTGAAGAAATCAAGGATGCATTAGGTCCCGTTATTGAGCGGTACGGTATAGACGTTAAACTTCTGCATAACTTGAAAGAGATTAAAGCAGATGAAAAGATTGCTGTTTATGATATCCTGAAAGATGGCAAACCGGTAGATGAAGTGGAACTTGAATTTGATATGATCCACGTGACACCACCTATGAGCTCGCCTGACTTTATCAAGAATAGTCCGCTGGCTGATGCCGAGGGATGGGTAGATGTGGATAAAAGTTCACTTCAGCATAACAAGTATCCGAATATCTTTTCACTTGGAGATGCCGGGAGTACACCCAATGCTAAAACCGGGGCTGCCGTGCGTAAACAAGCTCCTGTAGTAGCAGGTAACCTGATATCCTTGTTACAGAAAGGAAAGATTAATGATAAACTCTCTTATGACGGCTACGGTTCGTGCCCGCTAATAACCGGATATAACAAACTGATACTCGCTGAATTTGACTACGACAACAATATGACACCTTCATTTCCAATTAATCAAGCAAAAGAACGGAGAAGTATGTACCACATGAAGAGAGACTTACTACCTTTAATGTACTGGCATGGAATGCTTAAAGGAAGAGCGTAA
- a CDS encoding GntR family transcriptional regulator, whose amino-acid sequence MTLKEGIPRHAQITQWLIDQIEKGEYQPDEKLPSENELAKKFDVSRVTIRRALQSLENDELIYRCQGLGSFVSDDRKKHNLVKLTDFNEDMKKAGLEASSIVKLFEVINPPKWLAERLNIEENIKVLRVDRLRLGDGEPIAYDISWLPIFYGQLLSEEALKEKTIYSILEDDYDIEITKGCYRMSATVADEELSKELDIPVKTPLFLIDRITYTIGEKPIYYQKRYYRNDQVKYEMTLERGENDISKSEPLPLKEFVPVFHSSD is encoded by the coding sequence ATGACTCTAAAAGAAGGAATACCGCGCCACGCGCAGATCACGCAGTGGTTAATTGATCAGATAGAGAAGGGTGAATATCAGCCGGATGAAAAGCTTCCGTCTGAGAATGAACTCGCCAAAAAGTTTGATGTCAGCCGCGTTACCATTCGTCGTGCCCTCCAATCCCTCGAAAATGACGAACTGATATATCGCTGCCAGGGCCTGGGGTCATTTGTCAGTGACGACCGAAAAAAACACAACCTGGTTAAGCTGACCGATTTTAACGAAGACATGAAGAAAGCAGGCCTTGAAGCCTCTTCCATTGTTAAGCTTTTTGAAGTTATCAATCCACCCAAGTGGCTGGCTGAACGCCTCAACATTGAAGAGAATATAAAGGTTCTGCGCGTTGACCGACTTCGCTTGGGTGATGGTGAACCGATTGCATACGACATCTCCTGGCTTCCCATTTTTTACGGACAACTGCTTTCGGAAGAAGCCTTAAAGGAGAAAACGATCTACTCAATTCTTGAGGACGATTACGATATTGAGATAACCAAAGGCTGTTATCGCATGTCGGCCACAGTCGCCGATGAAGAACTCTCCAAAGAGTTGGATATACCTGTTAAAACTCCACTCTTTTTAATAGACAGAATCACATATACAATAGGCGAAAAACCAATTTACTATCAAAAGCGCTACTACCGAAACGATCAGGTTAAGTACGAAATGACTTTGGAACGCGGAGAAAATGACATATCAAAGTCTGAACCCTTGCCCCTGAAAGAGTTCGTTCCGGTATTTCATTCATCCGATTAA
- a CDS encoding YgaP family membrane protein, which yields MKKNMGNIDRGLRVIVALVVAVLYFTGLISGTVAIILGILAAVFILTSLVGTCPLYLPFGLSTKKE from the coding sequence ATGAAGAAAAATATGGGTAACATCGATCGCGGTTTGAGAGTAATTGTCGCACTGGTTGTGGCTGTACTTTATTTTACCGGACTAATATCCGGAACCGTAGCCATCATTCTCGGTATTTTGGCAGCTGTATTTATTTTAACAAGTCTTGTGGGCACATGCCCTCTTTATCTACCCTTTGGTTTGTCTACCAAAAAAGAATAA
- the yajC gene encoding preprotein translocase subunit YajC: protein MTFLNVFFLMGSPEGGGDGAMINLIFLGALFFVFYFFIIRPQSKRQKEIQKKVSELKKGDKVVTSGGMIGTVNTIDEDTVLLEIDSGVKARFQKGSITDVNPNKNKK, encoded by the coding sequence ATGACATTTTTGAATGTATTTTTTCTGATGGGATCACCCGAAGGCGGTGGCGACGGCGCAATGATTAACCTGATCTTTCTGGGAGCCCTCTTCTTTGTATTCTATTTCTTCATCATTCGCCCGCAAAGCAAACGGCAGAAAGAGATTCAGAAAAAAGTAAGTGAACTGAAAAAGGGTGATAAAGTGGTAACATCCGGTGGAATGATTGGAACGGTTAACACTATTGACGAAGACACCGTACTTCTTGAAATTGACAGTGGCGTGAAAGCCCGTTTCCAAAAAGGATCCATCACGGATGTAAATCCTAATAAAAATAAGAAGTAA
- the ribB gene encoding 3,4-dihydroxy-2-butanone-4-phosphate synthase, translated as MTQSPFHTIEEAIEDIRAGKMIIVVDDEDRENEGDFLMAADQVTPEAINIMVKHGRGLVCVPITRHRAHELNLDYMVTEGADPDEAAFTISVDHKKLTTTGISAPDRANTIKEIINPKAHPSDFRRPGHVFPLISVEGGVLRRAGHTEAAVDFARLADCAPAGIICEIMHDDGEMARLPELIELSKKFDMKLVTIKDLIAYRMKHESLVKKVLSVDMPTIHGDFDLHVFEEKLTGEHHLAFTKGSWTEEDPVLVRVHSANPLADIFGSKRSDKTGLLHESLKMVAKSDHGVVLYMDQMSREFNIVDQITAIRLQDDGLNKEEIRSKLGSKMDSRDYGVGAQILHMLGIRKLRLLTNNPVKRVGLKSFGLEMVDEVAIPLDHIDTDHPEEKLDKPQSKEGFLKKLMLE; from the coding sequence ATGACACAGTCTCCTTTCCATACTATAGAAGAAGCTATTGAAGATATTCGTGCGGGCAAGATGATCATTGTAGTAGATGATGAAGACCGCGAAAATGAAGGAGACTTTTTAATGGCTGCAGATCAGGTCACGCCCGAAGCCATTAATATTATGGTGAAGCATGGCAGAGGCTTGGTTTGTGTACCCATTACCCGCCACCGTGCGCATGAGCTGAATCTGGATTACATGGTAACTGAGGGAGCTGATCCCGATGAAGCCGCATTCACCATTTCGGTAGATCACAAGAAACTTACTACAACCGGGATTTCTGCACCCGATCGTGCCAATACCATCAAGGAGATTATCAACCCGAAGGCACACCCTTCCGATTTTCGCAGGCCCGGACACGTTTTTCCCCTGATCAGTGTAGAAGGCGGAGTTCTGAGAAGAGCAGGTCATACCGAAGCAGCCGTAGATTTTGCCCGTTTGGCAGATTGTGCGCCGGCCGGAATCATTTGTGAAATTATGCATGACGACGGTGAGATGGCGCGGCTTCCCGAATTGATTGAGCTCTCCAAAAAGTTTGATATGAAGCTGGTAACAATCAAAGATCTGATTGCTTACCGCATGAAGCATGAATCGCTTGTTAAAAAAGTTCTTTCCGTAGACATGCCAACAATCCATGGCGATTTTGATCTGCACGTTTTCGAAGAGAAGCTGACCGGCGAACATCATCTCGCCTTTACAAAAGGTAGCTGGACCGAAGAGGATCCCGTTCTGGTTCGTGTACACTCTGCAAATCCTCTTGCCGACATTTTTGGGAGCAAGCGAAGTGACAAAACCGGCCTGCTCCACGAGAGCCTGAAGATGGTCGCTAAATCGGATCACGGCGTTGTTCTATATATGGATCAGATGAGCCGTGAGTTTAACATTGTAGATCAAATCACAGCTATTCGTCTGCAGGATGACGGGCTTAACAAGGAAGAGATTCGGTCTAAGCTAGGGTCAAAAATGGACTCGCGCGATTATGGTGTTGGAGCCCAGATTTTGCACATGCTGGGAATTCGCAAGCTGCGTCTGCTCACCAACAATCCGGTTAAACGGGTTGGACTAAAAAGCTTTGGCCTGGAAATGGTAGATGAAGTAGCCATTCCGCTCGATCATATCGACACGGACCATCCGGAAGAAAAACTGGACAAACCTCAATCGAAGGAAGGGTTTCTTAAAAAGCTGATGCTGGAATAA
- a CDS encoding signal peptidase II — MSEKAKKLLIFSVPAVIVLIIDQITKHIVRTSPDLHRVDLIEGWLAFNFTKNPGMAMGMDWLSTPAISVIAITATVGIIGYIIYTLNRANYAYLICMGLIIGGALGNIYDRIFMGIVGGYGGVLDGHVVDFIHFNLTIGDTPVFPYIFNVADIAISTSIIVLLLFHKWIMPVEDEGESDMEMMSETRSDESPKIESADQQ; from the coding sequence TTGTCAGAAAAAGCAAAAAAGCTGCTTATTTTTTCAGTTCCGGCGGTTATTGTTCTGATTATTGATCAGATCACAAAACACATCGTTCGAACATCACCGGACCTTCACAGGGTTGATCTGATTGAGGGGTGGCTGGCTTTTAATTTTACTAAAAATCCAGGCATGGCGATGGGGATGGACTGGCTCTCCACTCCGGCGATCAGCGTCATTGCCATTACGGCCACGGTTGGGATAATCGGCTATATCATCTATACGTTGAACCGGGCAAATTATGCCTACTTGATCTGTATGGGGCTGATTATTGGTGGTGCGCTCGGCAACATCTACGACCGTATTTTTATGGGAATTGTTGGCGGTTACGGCGGGGTTCTCGATGGCCATGTGGTAGACTTTATCCACTTTAACCTGACTATAGGGGATACTCCTGTTTTTCCTTATATCTTTAATGTTGCTGATATTGCGATCAGTACTTCCATTATTGTTTTACTGCTCTTCCACAAGTGGATCATGCCGGTTGAGGATGAAGGGGAGAGTGATATGGAAATGATGAGTGAAACAAGAAGTGATGAGTCTCCAAAAATAGAGAGTGCAGATCAACAGTAA
- a CDS encoding TraR/DksA family transcriptional regulator — protein MASSKDSKTKERISPYNDEELEYFREIILKKRDEAEQELNALQSTLRESMENSSDESAYSFHMADAGTDAQEREKTYMLFNRTKKFIRYLDDALVRIDNKTYGVCKVTGKKIAKGRLEAVPHTQLSIEAKLKRR, from the coding sequence ATGGCATCTTCAAAGGATTCCAAGACAAAGGAACGAATCAGTCCGTATAACGACGAAGAACTGGAGTACTTCCGTGAAATTATTCTCAAAAAGCGAGACGAGGCTGAGCAGGAGCTGAACGCACTGCAGAGTACTCTGCGTGAAAGCATGGAAAACTCTTCCGACGAATCGGCTTACTCATTTCATATGGCAGATGCCGGCACGGATGCTCAGGAGCGTGAAAAGACGTATATGCTTTTCAACAGAACCAAGAAGTTTATCCGCTATCTGGATGACGCTTTGGTTCGAATCGACAATAAGACTTACGGCGTTTGTAAGGTTACCGGCAAAAAGATTGCCAAGGGCAGACTGGAAGCGGTACCTCACACTCAGTTGAGTATAGAGGCTAAACTAAAACGCAGGTAG
- the ileS gene encoding isoleucine--tRNA ligase, producing the protein MAKKFDEVKQLAYPKAEVEILNWWKENKIFKKSLTSREDGIPFTFYEGPPTANGKPGIHHVMARTVKDLFCRYKTLKGFRVDRKGGWDTHGLPVEIEIEKELGLEGRAQVEEYGMAEYNAKCRESVLKYKDLWDELTNRMAYWVDLDDPYVTFENDYIESVWWAFKQLYDKGLVYQGYKIQWYSPGSGTVLSSHEVSLGYKETQDPSIYVKFPLDADENVFFLAWTTTPWTIISNMALAVNPKLEYVKVKVSEGDQTEFYILAKDCLEDALNHDYEIVESYKGSDLIGWTYKPIFDYALKEFEKEDAWRVIEADYVTTEDGTGVVHTAPAFGADDYTTCQDAGIPMFNPINEEGRFTEQVPDFEGQWFKDADKEINRAIKEKNRMYHHDVYVHNYPFDWRKGTPLMSYPVESWFIRTTAVKDKMVELNKDINWKPESTGTGRFGTWLENNVDWAVSRQRYWGTPIPLWVSDKNPEHIECVGSVEELRKKAGISEDVEIDLHRPHIDEFTWEGPDGGTMRRIPDLLDVWFDSGSMPWAQWHYPFENKDKFKTNFPADFIAEGVDQTRGWFYTLHALATMLFDKPAYKNVVSNGLVLDANGEKMSKSKGNSVDPFEVIQKYGADTVRWYMMSNSSPWENLKFSEEGLQETQRKFFNTIVNTYSFFAMYANIDGFTYSGSPLPKSERTEMDRWVISRLNTTVKSVDEFLDEYEPTKAAREVERFVEELSNWYVRRNRRRFWKEGKSLDKTAAYQTLYECLVSLAKIVSPTAPYLGEWLYQRLNEVTGQDEQSVHISFYPTVEETAIDKQLERRMDIARTVSSIVLRVRNQIDINVRQPLSKIILPIDKEERAVVEAVKDIILDEVNVKNIEFVDDDSGIVSKSAKPNFPVLGKRLGKKMKPVAARIQNLSTDEISEFETEGVIELDLEDGDTVRISSGEIEIQRSGLKGWSVETEDGITVAVDTDITPELQKEGLSREFVNRIQNMRKEADFDVTDRIVIGFSGNKEIEEAVEANRNTIMSETLAGEITPEPLKVSDFVKSWDIEDRDCEISIRRITNK; encoded by the coding sequence ATGGCTAAAAAATTCGACGAAGTTAAACAGCTCGCTTACCCAAAAGCGGAAGTGGAGATCCTGAATTGGTGGAAAGAGAATAAGATTTTTAAGAAAAGTCTGACCTCCAGAGAGGATGGGATTCCGTTCACGTTCTATGAAGGACCTCCCACTGCTAACGGAAAACCGGGTATTCACCACGTAATGGCAAGAACCGTGAAGGATCTGTTCTGCCGCTACAAAACGCTGAAGGGTTTTAGGGTAGACCGCAAAGGCGGATGGGATACGCACGGACTCCCGGTAGAGATTGAAATTGAGAAAGAGCTGGGGCTCGAGGGGCGCGCTCAGGTTGAGGAGTACGGCATGGCAGAGTATAACGCCAAATGCCGAGAGAGTGTCCTTAAATATAAAGATCTCTGGGACGAGCTGACCAACCGAATGGCTTACTGGGTGGATCTGGATGATCCCTATGTGACGTTCGAGAACGACTATATCGAATCGGTCTGGTGGGCATTTAAGCAGCTCTATGATAAAGGACTGGTGTATCAGGGATATAAAATTCAGTGGTATTCGCCGGGCAGCGGAACCGTGCTCTCTTCGCACGAGGTTAGCCTGGGATATAAGGAGACGCAGGATCCTTCGATCTACGTGAAATTCCCGCTGGATGCCGATGAAAATGTTTTCTTCCTTGCCTGGACCACAACTCCGTGGACCATCATCTCCAATATGGCGCTGGCCGTGAACCCGAAACTGGAGTATGTAAAGGTGAAAGTGAGTGAGGGCGACCAAACTGAATTTTACATTCTGGCCAAAGACTGCCTGGAAGATGCCCTGAACCACGACTACGAAATTGTAGAGAGCTATAAAGGATCAGACCTGATCGGCTGGACTTACAAGCCGATTTTTGATTATGCTCTCAAAGAGTTTGAAAAAGAGGATGCCTGGAGAGTCATCGAGGCGGATTACGTAACAACAGAAGATGGTACCGGTGTGGTTCATACAGCCCCTGCATTTGGTGCAGATGACTATACCACGTGCCAGGATGCGGGAATTCCGATGTTCAACCCAATTAATGAAGAGGGGCGATTTACCGAGCAGGTCCCCGATTTTGAAGGGCAGTGGTTCAAGGACGCCGACAAAGAGATTAACCGCGCCATTAAGGAGAAGAACCGGATGTATCACCATGACGTGTACGTGCATAACTATCCGTTTGACTGGCGCAAAGGTACCCCGCTGATGTCGTACCCGGTGGAGTCGTGGTTTATCAGAACCACCGCCGTGAAGGATAAAATGGTGGAACTGAACAAAGATATTAACTGGAAGCCGGAGAGTACCGGAACCGGACGTTTTGGCACCTGGCTCGAAAACAATGTGGACTGGGCCGTTTCGCGGCAGCGCTATTGGGGAACACCGATTCCTCTCTGGGTGAGCGATAAAAATCCGGAACACATTGAGTGTGTGGGCAGCGTAGAGGAGCTTCGCAAAAAAGCGGGAATTTCCGAAGATGTGGAGATCGATCTTCACCGTCCGCACATTGATGAATTTACATGGGAAGGCCCTGATGGCGGAACCATGAGGCGAATTCCAGATCTGCTGGATGTCTGGTTCGATTCCGGTTCGATGCCGTGGGCTCAGTGGCACTACCCGTTTGAGAACAAGGACAAATTCAAGACCAACTTCCCGGCCGATTTTATTGCCGAAGGTGTGGATCAGACACGCGGTTGGTTCTATACGCTTCACGCGCTGGCTACCATGCTGTTTGATAAGCCTGCATATAAAAATGTAGTATCCAACGGACTGGTGCTCGACGCCAACGGCGAGAAGATGAGTAAGTCGAAAGGGAATTCTGTGGATCCGTTTGAAGTGATTCAGAAGTATGGAGCCGACACCGTTCGCTGGTATATGATGAGCAACTCCTCTCCGTGGGAGAATCTCAAGTTCAGCGAAGAGGGTTTGCAGGAGACACAGCGTAAGTTTTTTAATACCATTGTAAACACCTACTCATTCTTTGCGATGTATGCGAACATCGACGGATTTACCTACTCCGGATCACCGCTGCCAAAATCGGAGAGAACGGAGATGGACCGATGGGTCATTTCCAGGCTCAATACAACCGTTAAATCGGTTGATGAATTTTTGGATGAGTACGAACCGACCAAAGCCGCCCGTGAAGTGGAGCGGTTTGTGGAGGAATTAAGTAACTGGTACGTTCGCCGGAACCGGCGCCGTTTCTGGAAAGAGGGCAAGAGCCTGGATAAAACAGCCGCTTATCAGACTTTGTATGAGTGTCTGGTCAGCCTGGCGAAGATTGTCAGCCCCACTGCTCCGTATCTGGGTGAATGGCTCTATCAGAGATTGAATGAAGTAACCGGACAGGACGAACAGTCGGTTCACATCTCATTCTATCCAACCGTTGAGGAGACCGCTATTGACAAACAGCTCGAGCGCCGCATGGATATTGCACGAACCGTAAGCTCGATTGTGCTTCGCGTACGGAATCAGATCGATATTAACGTGCGCCAGCCGCTCTCAAAAATCATTCTTCCGATAGATAAAGAAGAAAGAGCTGTGGTTGAAGCTGTAAAAGATATTATATTAGATGAGGTAAACGTTAAGAATATTGAGTTTGTGGATGATGACTCTGGAATCGTCAGCAAATCGGCCAAGCCGAACTTCCCAGTTTTAGGGAAGCGACTCGGTAAAAAGATGAAGCCGGTGGCTGCGAGAATTCAGAATTTATCTACAGATGAAATATCTGAATTCGAGACGGAAGGTGTAATTGAGCTGGATCTGGAAGATGGCGATACGGTACGTATATCATCCGGAGAGATCGAAATTCAACGATCCGGTTTGAAGGGATGGTCGGTAGAAACCGAAGATGGCATAACCGTTGCCGTTGACACGGATATCACACCGGAACTTCAGAAAGAGGGACTTTCCCGAGAGTTTGTGAACCGAATTCAGAACATGCGTAAAGAGGCTGACTTTGATGTGACCGATCGAATTGTGATTGGATTTTCCGGAAACAAGGAGATCGAAGAAGCGGTGGAAGCAAACCGCAATACCATCATGTCGGAGACACTGGCCGGAGAGATTACCCCTGAACCACTAAAAGTATCTGATTTTGTAAAATCCTGGGATATCGAAGACCGGGATTGTGAAATTTCGATACGAAGAATTACTAACAAATAA